TAGTACGTTAGTTAGCAGGATTTTGTAACGCTGCTTATTTTGATACTAAAACTAAAATGGACTGtagttaaaaatgtatcaacTTTCAGAAGGGTTCGGGCAAATGTTTCGGGGGTTAGGTGTCACGGGTGATGTTAATGCTACGTAGCTAGTTAATGTTTATACATCCCACAACAATACATACACTTCGACTGAGCGTACAACCAAATAAGCGATCTTTTAATGTAGCATAAGGGTTCCGATGGAAACTGACCTGGACCAAGCGTATCGCCACACGGTCCATTCTTCAGAGTCCAGGTGTTCGCAGGTCACTGTGATATTCTCGTACTCGAAGAACTGAGTTCTGTCAGGAGCGACTCTCACCAAGGCTAAGAAGACACAAAaaatatttcaacaaaaaacaagtccaACCTAAAGCTAAAGTTTcaaattttcaattttctaTTGTCCAAAAAGGTCAGCTAAGCGACGTGTGGGGTTATGCTAACTGTACgaaattcaaacacacaaatcctgGGAAGTTACAAAATACACATTGTTTGTTTCAGTCGCTTGAGCTGAAATAATTGTACTTAAACTATACCAATTagtggaattataagtagaatttggaactatcaGTAGgatttgatctacagttggacattgttggctttgattcttgtgtcagacgtcgctctcatgactcttcagtgacgacactctctgaccaatcagaggccggcagtctgttgacgtcacactttagtatcggctcagctgaacctcgtcagagcaggaactaaaaacaacaccagGTTCTGAGAGAAGAAGCGTCTACGTGTTCTTTTAGACTTTTGATGAATGTAAGggacgaggaaaaaaaacaggtgtgGCCTGTTATTTAGAAACTGGAAGTGAAAAGGTCTTCCCACGACTACTGACCCTCTCCGGTctcctgacttcctgttgacacTTGAATGTGATCAggtttttgtctttggtgttGCTTTTTCGTAGGTTTTGGGGGGGAAGTGTGATGAGATGGGGGAGGGGTGATGAGGTGGGGGGAGGCGGGGAAACTCACCTCGACTGTGGGTGGAGGTGAGACGTGATAGAGACACTGAAACAAGAGACAAACCAATGCACAAATGTCAAATCCAGAcactttaaagtcattttaaactgatttaaaatcaatttaaaaacaactttatcgATCCTGAGGGCAGTTGACAACAGTTATTAATAACAgataacatcattttttttattcttaaatgaaacaatttcctgtttttatttgcttttctcgaacaaaaaaatctatatacattatttattattattattattattattattattattattattacttttattattatcttattattagtagtatttatgatgacattttcttaTATTTCATGCAATGAACAACAagtttaacatttgtttgttatgaaaataaggatttaaatgagagaataataaaataataataattgtatatgtgtgtcatcatgttggtaattttcattattaattctccaattttatcagttttattttcatcttaaaTTACAGGTGAAACATCGTCGTCGTGTGAAGAAGTCTGTTTACGTTGAGTCCCTTGAACTTGACGTTCCCGTCACATATATTCATAATTAATCTTTTGAAATCGATCATTCTGATCAAGTGATGCCTTCAAATGgatgaacatatttttttaaaggttttgtgtACTCACAGAGGAAAAGCAGCGCTGTCTTCATGTTGAGTCTTCACATTGACCGACCGCATCAACACACACGAACATCCTGTTCATGCAGGAAGTGTgagtgcgtgtctgtgtgtgaaactTCAAACTTTCATACGTTCATATTCACtcgtttctttctttcagtcatGTGTCGTGTTTGATCTTGTGATTTGGcatcaactctctctctcttcagttttTCTTTAGAATTTCAACTGTacaataatgtgtgtatatatatgtatgtgtatatgtatataaatatgtatgtgtatatgtatataaatatgtatgtgggGTTGAACTATTAAACGCTAAAATATGAAGTTGAAACAAACGTGATTAGAAAACCCCAAAATCTGCAATTCAATGATTCTAAAGTACAAACGTTCTTCAGATAACAATGAATCTCCTCTTAATTTACATCTGATTTCATACCAAACGTAAAGTGATACATCATATTTATGAACCCACATGAAGACACTTCACCACCAAACCAAAACTTAAACCAATCACAGCTACAGTATTAAAACCACGTCTTCATGTTCAGACGCTCAGAAAGTCTCCACGATGTTACGTTCACTGGtctacacagagacacacacacacacacacacacacacacacaggagtgtgtgtAAATCTGGGTAAGCCTATTATaggtgcctgtgtgtgtgtgtgtgtgtgtgtgtgtgttattagctCCCACTGCTGACTCAGGAGGATCAGCCAAATCTTGAAATCACTTTcaactttctctttcttcttcttctacaataataatagtagtaataataataataatagtaataataataataataataataataataataatagtaataataatagtaataataatactttccCCAGCAGTTCTCTGACCTCCTTCATTTCACACACTCTTGACTGGAACATAGTAACCACATGGTGACGGGAGCCTGAAAATCCACTTGGGGGCACTATTGAGCTATATTGTCACACCTAATAATGAGGTAAAAATTGTGAATTATGTGAAACACACTGATGCTATACCTAAAATTGTCCACAGGGGGGCAGTAAATGACAAGTTTGCCAGTCCACTTTTAACTTCATGTCTGGTTTTAGCCGCTGTCTTTACTCTGCATTCTTTcgttcttcttctactactctacttcctgagtgtgtgtgagtgtgtgtgtgtgtttgtttgtgtgtgtgtcgcacagTATCATCCCTCCTCTAATCTCTTTATCTCTGTCAGGGTGACAGGGTGAGGACACTCCTCTGCCAAATCCTTCCATCCCGcacttttttctcctcctttttccccTGGACTTTAAACTCTTGACCGTTTTcatcaggtcagtgtgtgtgtgtgagagtgtgtgtgtgtgtgtgtgtgtgtgtacggggGGGAATCCTCCTGTTTCCACGGCAATGAGTTTGACGGGCTGTCGGTGGATCTAGGCCACATTACAGATTATCAACAGACAGGTGAGTCAGGAGATAATGGTTTACCAGGTAATTATtacacaacaaataataatgaaatgatgaggtatcactttattttcatagtcCCTTTTTCACTCTCGATGAATGAAATAATTAGtcactcagtacgtttacatgcacagtataATCGggctaaggccatagtctgactaaggcaGGCAACCGGACAACTTGCTGAGCCCGGGTGTATATGcagtctgactccgcctctgtaggtggcgcagTATTTCTCTATAAGACAGTGCATGTTGAATCAGTTTCCCGTTGACCTTTACGTGAAAAATCCAAAAGTTTGTCTTCTCTGTAGTTTTTTCACTCTCGCCGATGCCATCGTGTTCTTTTCCATCAACAGCACTgtgggtcaaagaccggggagctTTTGTGCATATTTTTGTGCACGCCcagaacgccaagtctgactccagtccgactaagagtATACATGCAGCAGTAATccgactatgaatcacattttaCAGCTATGTTAGCCCGACTAAGACTTGCTCAATTTTAGTCATACTAATGTTTatgtgacattaagaaaacaaaagtcagactaacattgGACTTTTTGTCACAAAATGTGCGAGTTGTCGCAGATTCCAAGGTGTTGCAGACATTCTGTTCTCCCGGATTCTAAATATATTGCAGAAAAGTCTCCAATTTCTCACAAACTCAAAATGTTCTTGCACACGTCCAATCAATCAACTCGATGTGGCCTCAACGTACTAATTTCAAGCCGGAGTCACTGATCCTTTATTAGAAAGAACTAATAAATCAAAGTCCTGAACACAAATGAAACAACATATCAGTTTCAAGTGGTTTATGTTTAGTAACAGGGATACATTTGGATCAACACCCGTTGCACCACAGGAGGGAGCTAAAGTGCAAGAAACTACAAAAGTTTGTTATTGCCTAAAACCCAAAACAGatctgagtttgtttttgtctgcagaggaaaaactCCTCCATGGCTAAAGTTGCTCCATCAGCTCCGCCCACGACCTCTGGGTTGGCCGCACCCACAATCGCTCTAgaggacatggaggaggaggcagggggCGCCATGGCAGGAGTTAGGTGAGTAATCAAGAAAAGGTTTTTTGACATTGAAGTTcattgaagacatttttttcgttgccgtttgtttgtttttttgtttcagtttttctcGCGGAGCAGGAGCTGGAGTTCTGTTCAatgtcaacaacagcaacaacaacgaAGACGAGTACGActcacacataaaacaaaaatatcgtACGATAGTGACAAGTACTGTGTGCAGACCTCTGACATGTGTCTCCTGGTGTCTTcaagggaggagaagaagaaaaagaagaaagaaaagaaagagaggaaagagaagaaggagtAAGTTTTGGTCACGGTGTTATGTTGAAAAGTGAATAATCTGTGGCCACATGGCGGCGTAGCACAGTTGCAACCAGGTccgaacaagggcctttctgcgaGTGTGggtgttctccaggttctctgctttcctcccacagtcctgcagtaattggacactctaaattgaccataggtgtgagcgTCAAAGTGAACGGTTCTTGCAGTTTGTGTGTCAGGTTTGTTCCATTTAAAGTGGgtttgtcttgttttccatcaggaaggagaagcaggagaagaaggagaggaaggagaagaagaagaaggagaaggaggagaaagaaaaagagaaggaaaaggaaaaggagaaggagaaggaaaaggaaaagaaagccAAAGAGGAGGCGTAGGTTTGGTTTATTTGGATACATATACAAACAATAGAAGCTTTTTTATAGAGATTAGGATCTGCTGCAAGAAGAACTCTGTGGTTCTTTTGTGTTCAGTCCCAAAGAGATCACAGTGATTGATCCGGCAGGAAACACCTACTACCACTGGTTGTTCATCATCACCATCCCCGTCATGTACAACTGGACCCTGATCATAgcaaggtaacacacacacacacacatattttgtcAGTTAGAGTTTAGCTTTCatttaaaacagtaaataatCTTCTACATttgcatgtatttgtgttttaggGCGAGTTTTGAAGAACTACAGTCTGACTACGTGGTCTACTGGTTCATTGTGGACTTCCTTGCTGACCTTGTCTACCTCGCTGATATGGTCTTCAGAACCAGAACAGGTGCAAACTCATGTTAACAGACCAGTTTCAGTTTCGAGAAATGACAGGGTATAGTCAACGTaactactgtatgtatgtgtgcaggtTACCTGGAGCAGGGTCTGCTGGTGAAGGACGAGCTGAAGCTACGCGAGCGCTACATGAAAAGCTTCCAGTTCAAACTGGACCTGGTGTCCATGATTCCCACTGATGTGCTGTATGTGGTCGTGGGAATCAAATACCCCGAGATCCGCCTGAATAAACTCTTCAGGTTCAACAGGTACACGCACACCGGGAAGTGCTGCACAAACCAGAATGtcaggtcccatatggtttcagtaacatggacCCCACATGGGCTTCCTATGGTGGGGCAAAGACAGGTGGAGCCACCAAGGACACCACAGACAAACCTGCTTGGAACCCATAGTGTCAGCCcaaatataacccttatggggcccacatggcCATGCCTTTGCTCCTATAAGATAACTTGTGGTAACTGTTGCAAGATAAGTTGGGTTCTGGGGGTCGAACAAATTAAAACTTTGAAGTTGGTGGTgcaatatataatatgtaagtCAGAAGGTCTCTCTTCAGCATGAGTGGAGCATAAGGATAGTTCCTGAGGTTCATCCCCATCCAAAATTTACTCAGATGCCCGACAAACCATCTGAAACAATTTCCTGCATTTGTTCAACGACTTATGTAAGGAGTCTTCTTTCAGGATGCTGGAGTTTTTCCAGAGGACAGAGACCAGAACGAACTACCCCAATGCTCTTCGGATCTCCAACCTTGTCATGtacattgtcatcatcatccactGGAACGCCTGCCTGTATTACTCTTTCTCCAAGGCTATTGGTGCGTTTGAATCCTGATTGGCTTGTCTGATTCTTCTTGATCACTGTATAAGAACTAATGCCTCGCCTTATTCTAATCCTACAGGTTTTGGATCAGACAGGTTTGTGTATCCTGACCCGTCAAATCCAGAGTTTGGACGTATAGCGAGAAAATACGCCTACAGCATGTACTGGTCCACACTGACACTCACCACCATTGGTGAAACACCGCCCCCAGTGCAGGACTCTGAGTACTTTTTTGTTGTGACTGACTTTCTGGTGATTATGGCTTGAAGAgttgttttataattttattccATAGCCATTTGAATCACAGAGGATTTATTTATCAAttcttttccatccatccaggTGGGTGTGTTGATCTTTGCCACTATTGTCGGTAATGTCGGCTCAATGATCACCAACATGAACGCTGCCAGAGCAAATTTCCAGGCTCGCATTGATGCAATTAAACAGTACATGAGCTTCCGAAAGGTTGGTTGATTGGCTGGCTGGTTGGTTGAGTGGTTGTCTTTTTTCATCCCATAgtcatcttcagtagttagctgtagttaactggacttgcttgagatAAGTTTCCtttcatccaagaggcttcttcttGCTACTAAAGGGTGACtgatttgttggttggttgataGGTTGGTGTGATTTGTTAGTatactggtttgttttttaattaggTAAAACTTACAGGTATAGATATGTATTCCTCTGTTGTCTAGGTAACAAAGGACCTGGAGAAGCGAGTGATCAAGTGGTTTGACTTCCTGTGGACCAATAAAAAGGCGGTGGACGAAAGAGAGGTACTTAAATACCTGCCTGACAAACTGCGAGCGGAGATCGCCATCAACGTTCACCTAGACACGCTGAAGAAGGTTGGTACACACTGAACCACAGTCCTCACGAAAAACCAGTTCAAACAAAATACCAAAGTCCAGGGTTCCCTCCGTCCTGTCGTCCTGCAGGTTCGTATCTTTGCGGACTGTGAGGCCGGCCTGTTGGTGGAGCTGGTGTTGAAGCTGCAGCCTCAGGTCTACAGTCCTGGAGATTACATCTGTAAGAAGGGAGACATTGGCAGAGAGATGTACATCATCAAGGAGGGAAAACTGGCTGTTGTGGCTGATGATGGCATCACACAGTTTGTTGTCTTGAGTGATGGAAGCTACTTTGGCGAGATTAGCATCCTGGCTATTAAAGGTAGACAACCAGATAAAAAGAACTCTTGACTTTGTTTACCTCTCAGGTTCCCAAAGACAGATGTTCCTAGCATTCAACACAGGTTTCTAACGTTCCATGATCTTTTGTTACTTGTTTTCCAAGTTTGCTATTTCAATGAACGTATTAACCTGTGTATTGTGTTTGGCTCAAAACTGTCCAAAGAGCTGCGTCAATACTACAACTCTAGCCCATTTCATTACCTTGCTCAAGTACTAGCGTAAACCAACTAATTCCTCCAACATTGCAACTATGTTCGTGGCTGGCTCTAGCATTAGCCCCTGCTTTGTCGTCTCCAGTTGTGTTTACCTGTGGTTCTCACACAAGTAAATACAAAAGATCCGGAGACCACTATCGCACAAGTTAGTAGTTACAAGTTTCTTTGCTTCTCCTCAACAGGAAGTAAAGCAGGAAACAGGAGGACGGCTAACATCAGGAGCATTGGTTACTCCGacctcttctgtctctccaaaGATGACCTTATGGAGGCGCTTAAGGAGTATCCCGACGCAAAGGCACTGCTGGAGGAGAAGGGAAGGCAGATCCTGATGAAGGACGGACTGCTGGACCTGGAGGTACGGTCACATGATCTTGAGCGTAGAAGTGAGCGTTAGCTAGCTAGTTACCTTCAGCCCTTATGCTAACCTGTCACAATAACAGTTACCCTTAAGTGCAAAATCATCGTGGGATGCTGCTTTGAATCTCTATCATCTTTGCTATCCCGATACTAACATAGCAATAATTGTATTAGCTGAAATAAAAGTCGTACCTGGTGTTGTGCTGTAGGTAGCAGCGCAGGGCCCCGACCCcaaagagatggaggagaaggtggagaaGATGACGAGCGCGCTGGACGTCCTCCAGACACGTTATGCCCGACTTCTGGCCGAGCACGAAGCCACTCACAGCA
The nucleotide sequence above comes from Solea senegalensis isolate Sse05_10M linkage group LG3, IFAPA_SoseM_1, whole genome shotgun sequence. Encoded proteins:
- the cnga1b gene encoding cyclic nucleotide-gated channel rod photoreceptor subunit alpha, with translation MAKVAPSAPPTTSGLAAPTIALEDMEEEAGGAMAGVSFSRGAGAGVLFNVNNSNNNEDEEEKKKKKKEKKERKEKKEKEKQEKKERKEKKKKEKEEKEKEKEKEKEKEKEKEKKAKEEAPKEITVIDPAGNTYYHWLFIITIPVMYNWTLIIARASFEELQSDYVVYWFIVDFLADLVYLADMVFRTRTGYLEQGLLVKDELKLRERYMKSFQFKLDLVSMIPTDVLYVVVGIKYPEIRLNKLFRFNRMLEFFQRTETRTNYPNALRISNLVMYIVIIIHWNACLYYSFSKAIGFGSDRFVYPDPSNPEFGRIARKYAYSMYWSTLTLTTIGETPPPVQDSEYFFVVTDFLVGVLIFATIVGNVGSMITNMNAARANFQARIDAIKQYMSFRKVTKDLEKRVIKWFDFLWTNKKAVDEREVLKYLPDKLRAEIAINVHLDTLKKVRIFADCEAGLLVELVLKLQPQVYSPGDYICKKGDIGREMYIIKEGKLAVVADDGITQFVVLSDGSYFGEISILAIKGSKAGNRRTANIRSIGYSDLFCLSKDDLMEALKEYPDAKALLEEKGRQILMKDGLLDLEVAAQGPDPKEMEEKVEKMTSALDVLQTRYARLLAEHEATHSKLKHRVTRLEKKITPPRADKPGDAPPPPTPEPQAAAKEEKK